The following proteins are co-located in the Microbacterium immunditiarum genome:
- a CDS encoding LacI family DNA-binding transcriptional regulator translates to MSTEIARGPVTIEEVAAAAGVSRSTVSRVVNGSTAVSPAALEAVRRAIAELNYVPNRAARSLASRQTHAIALVVPEDTTRFFGDPFFAAIVSGINARLSRSDYVLNLFIASDDPGDKTTSYVRSGAVDGAIIVSHHTSDSFIDRIVSSVPVVYGGRPVRERANDHYVDVDNTAGGRHATEYLIGKGYTRIATITGPLTMPAGIDRLEGFRAALAAAGLDEVAVEDGDFTADGGAEAMQRILDSGERPDAIFIASDLMARGALEILHRAGVRVPEDIAIIGFDDSPVATSVTPTLTTVRQPSFEQGKRMASALLELLSGGNPPHAQVLATELIVRESA, encoded by the coding sequence ATGAGCACCGAGATCGCGCGCGGGCCCGTCACGATCGAGGAGGTCGCGGCGGCCGCCGGCGTCTCGCGCTCGACCGTGTCGCGGGTCGTCAACGGTTCGACTGCGGTGAGTCCGGCTGCCCTTGAGGCAGTGCGCCGCGCGATCGCAGAACTGAACTACGTGCCCAACCGCGCCGCCCGCTCCCTCGCGAGCCGCCAGACGCACGCGATCGCGCTCGTGGTCCCGGAAGACACGACGCGGTTCTTCGGAGACCCGTTCTTCGCGGCGATCGTGTCGGGCATCAACGCGCGCCTGAGCCGCTCGGACTACGTGCTGAACCTCTTCATCGCGAGCGACGACCCCGGCGACAAGACCACGAGCTACGTGCGCAGCGGCGCGGTCGACGGCGCGATCATCGTGTCGCACCACACGAGCGACTCGTTCATCGACCGCATCGTGAGCAGCGTGCCCGTCGTGTACGGCGGTCGGCCCGTGCGCGAGCGCGCGAACGACCACTACGTGGACGTGGACAACACCGCGGGCGGCCGCCACGCGACGGAGTACCTCATCGGCAAGGGCTACACGCGCATCGCGACGATCACCGGGCCGCTCACGATGCCCGCAGGCATCGACCGGCTCGAGGGGTTCCGCGCCGCGCTCGCCGCCGCCGGCCTCGACGAGGTCGCGGTCGAGGACGGCGACTTCACCGCCGACGGCGGCGCGGAGGCGATGCAGCGCATCCTCGACTCAGGAGAGCGCCCCGACGCGATCTTCATCGCCAGCGACCTCATGGCCCGCGGAGCGCTCGAGATCCTGCACCGCGCCGGCGTCCGCGTGCCCGAAGACATCGCGATCATCGGCTTCGACGACTCCCCCGTCGCGACGAGCGTGACGCCGACGCTCACGACCGTGCGCCAGCCGTCGTTCGAGCAGGGCAAGCGCATGGCGAGCGCGCTGCTCGAGCTGCTCTCGGGCGGCAACCCGCCTCACGCGCAGGTGCTCGCGACCGAGCTCATCGTGCGCGAGTCGGCCTGA
- a CDS encoding VOC family protein, with protein MHKRLATSDRLAADTAMGPVTLLVGDLDGMTRYYRDVVTLQVLAADGDTVTLGRAGRPIVVLKHEPGLRHATPGSAGLYHTAILFETQAALAAALYSVARHAPGTFAGSADHLVSQAFYFTDPEGNGIELYWDRDRTEWSWIHGQVEMATLFLDPIAFLDEHLTEEAVLGATAGDAASVGHVHLSVGDVATARAFYVDALGFDETASLGNQAIFVSAGGYHHHMAMNVWNSRGAGPRMPGLGLGRVDLDLPDADTLGALEERLKHHGFPVRDDGRTLAFDDPWNNAILATAPGR; from the coding sequence ATGCATAAGAGGCTCGCGACTTCCGACCGCCTCGCCGCCGACACGGCGATGGGCCCGGTGACACTCCTCGTGGGCGACCTCGACGGCATGACGCGCTACTACCGCGACGTCGTGACGCTGCAGGTGCTCGCCGCTGACGGTGACACGGTGACGCTTGGTCGTGCGGGCCGCCCGATCGTCGTGCTGAAGCACGAGCCGGGACTTCGCCACGCCACTCCGGGCTCGGCGGGTCTGTACCACACGGCGATCCTCTTCGAGACGCAGGCGGCGCTCGCGGCGGCGCTCTACTCGGTCGCGCGTCACGCGCCGGGCACGTTCGCGGGGTCGGCGGACCACCTCGTGAGCCAGGCCTTCTATTTCACCGACCCGGAGGGGAACGGCATCGAGCTGTACTGGGACCGCGACCGCACCGAGTGGTCCTGGATCCACGGGCAGGTCGAGATGGCGACCCTGTTCCTCGACCCGATCGCGTTCCTGGACGAGCACCTCACGGAAGAGGCCGTGCTCGGCGCGACCGCCGGGGACGCGGCATCCGTCGGTCATGTCCATCTCTCGGTCGGCGATGTCGCGACCGCGCGCGCGTTCTACGTCGACGCTCTCGGCTTCGACGAGACGGCGTCGCTCGGCAATCAGGCGATCTTCGTGAGCGCCGGCGGCTACCACCACCACATGGCGATGAACGTGTGGAACTCGCGCGGTGCCGGCCCCCGCATGCCCGGCCTCGGCCTCGGCCGCGTCGACCTCGACCTGCCCGACGCCGACACGCTCGGCGCGCTCGAGGAGCGGCTGAAGCACCACGGGTTCCCGGTCCGCGACGACGGGCGCACGCTCGCGTTCGACGACCCGTGGAACAACGCGATCCTCGCGACCGCGCCGGGCCGCTGA